In one window of Candidatus Zixiibacteriota bacterium DNA:
- a CDS encoding fumarate reductase/succinate dehydrogenase flavoprotein subunit: MQLNSKVPSGPLAEKWDKHRYEMKLINPANKRKYEIIVVGSGLAGASAAASLAELGYNVSCFCFQDSPRRAHSIAAQGGINAAKNYPNDGDSIYRLFYDTVKGGDFRAREGNVYRLAQVSNSIIDQCVAQGVPFAREYGGLLDNRSFGGALVSRTFYARGQTGQQLLLGAYSALSRQIGRGQVKMYNRSEMLDLVVVDGHAKGIVVRDMISGRISSHAADAVVLGTGGYSNVFYLSTNAKGCNVTAIWRAYKRGALMANPCYTQIHPTCIPVSGDYQSKLTLMSESLRNDGRIWVPKTAGDKRPANQIPENERDYYLERKYPTYGNLAPRDISSRAAKDLCDKGHGVGETGKGVYLDFSDSIGRLGKSTIEERYGNLFEMYERITGENPYEVPMRIYPAPHYTMGGLWVDYNLMSNIPGLHVIGEANFSDHGANRLGASALMQGLADGYFILPYTIADYLAQHGKVKVKADHPEFKKVETEVAERTKKLLSIKGKRSVDSIHRELGLAMWEFCGMARNDAGLRKALKRIPEIRDEFWKNVTVLGTGEELNQSLEKAGRLADFLEFGELMCLDALERAESCGGHFREESQTPEGEALRDDANFCHVSCWEYQGEGKSPVMHKEQLTFETIQLAQRSYK, translated from the coding sequence ATGCAATTGAACTCCAAAGTTCCGTCAGGACCGTTGGCCGAGAAATGGGATAAGCATCGTTATGAGATGAAGCTCATCAATCCGGCCAATAAACGGAAGTATGAGATAATCGTGGTGGGGAGTGGATTAGCCGGGGCATCGGCGGCGGCATCGCTGGCCGAGCTTGGCTATAACGTATCGTGTTTCTGTTTTCAGGATTCACCGCGGCGGGCACACAGTATTGCCGCGCAAGGGGGCATCAACGCGGCAAAGAACTATCCGAACGACGGCGACAGCATCTATCGGTTGTTCTACGATACGGTAAAAGGAGGAGATTTCCGGGCACGAGAAGGGAACGTGTACCGACTCGCGCAGGTGTCCAATTCCATTATCGACCAGTGCGTGGCGCAGGGGGTGCCGTTCGCGCGCGAGTACGGGGGGCTTCTGGACAATCGATCATTCGGCGGAGCACTGGTCTCGCGGACGTTTTATGCGCGCGGTCAAACCGGCCAGCAATTGCTCCTGGGAGCATATTCGGCGCTGTCTCGACAGATCGGACGCGGTCAGGTCAAAATGTACAACCGCTCGGAGATGCTGGACCTGGTGGTGGTTGACGGTCACGCCAAGGGGATTGTCGTTCGCGACATGATCAGCGGCCGGATTAGCTCGCATGCTGCGGACGCCGTTGTGCTTGGCACCGGCGGGTATAGTAACGTATTCTATCTGTCGACCAACGCGAAGGGGTGCAATGTCACGGCGATCTGGCGCGCCTACAAACGCGGCGCTCTGATGGCCAACCCTTGCTATACGCAGATCCACCCTACGTGCATTCCAGTGAGCGGCGATTACCAATCGAAATTGACTCTTATGTCCGAATCGCTTCGCAACGACGGTCGTATCTGGGTGCCGAAGACAGCAGGCGACAAGCGGCCGGCCAATCAGATACCCGAAAATGAACGGGATTACTATCTGGAGCGGAAATATCCGACCTACGGCAATCTGGCGCCCCGTGATATATCATCACGTGCTGCAAAGGATCTTTGCGACAAAGGGCACGGAGTCGGCGAGACCGGCAAAGGTGTATATCTCGACTTTTCCGACTCGATCGGGCGGCTCGGCAAGAGCACGATCGAGGAGCGATATGGAAATCTGTTCGAAATGTATGAGCGGATTACCGGTGAGAATCCATACGAGGTCCCGATGCGCATCTACCCCGCTCCGCACTACACGATGGGCGGGCTCTGGGTGGATTACAATCTGATGTCCAACATTCCGGGTCTTCATGTGATTGGCGAGGCGAATTTCTCCGACCACGGCGCGAACCGTCTGGGGGCCAGCGCGCTCATGCAGGGTTTGGCCGACGGTTATTTTATCTTGCCGTACACGATCGCCGATTATCTCGCGCAGCACGGCAAGGTGAAAGTGAAAGCGGATCATCCGGAGTTCAAGAAGGTTGAAACCGAAGTAGCTGAGCGAACGAAAAAACTCCTGTCGATCAAAGGGAAGCGCTCGGTGGATTCGATTCATCGGGAGCTCGGGCTGGCGATGTGGGAGTTTTGCGGGATGGCGCGCAATGACGCCGGCCTTCGCAAGGCACTGAAACGAATTCCGGAGATTCGCGATGAGTTTTGGAAAAACGTCACGGTGCTTGGAACTGGCGAGGAATTGAATCAGTCGTTGGAGAAGGCTGGCCGGCTGGCGGACTTTCTGGAGTTCGGCGAACTGATGTGTCTGGATGCGCTGGAACGGGCCGAGTCCTGCGGCGGGCATTTCCGCGAGGAGAGCCAAACGCCGGAAGGGGAAGCCCTCCGTGACGACGCCAATTTCTGCCATGTCTCCTGCTGGGAATACCAGGGGGAAGGGAAATCGCCTGTGATGCATAAGGAGCAACTGACGTTCGAGACCATTCAACTGGCCCAAAGGAGTTACAAATAA
- a CDS encoding succinate dehydrogenase/fumarate reductase iron-sulfur subunit, translating to MNLTLHVWRQKNASDKGRMEIYQARDINHHMSFLEMLDVVNEELIAKGTDPIHFDHDCREGICGMCSLVIDGIPHGHQKQTTVCQLHMRYFKDGDHIYVEPWRAKAFPIVKDLVVDRSAFDRIMQAGGFVSVNAGGAPDGNAIPIPKDDAESAMDAAACIGCGACVAACKNASAMLFVAAKVSQFAYLPQGQVERERRVRAMVAQMDAEGFGGCTNQYECEAVCPKGISVSMIAKMNREFGHALAKGEAKRRAGGAG from the coding sequence ATGAATCTGACACTGCACGTGTGGCGTCAGAAGAACGCCTCCGACAAGGGCCGTATGGAAATCTATCAGGCCCGCGATATCAATCATCATATGTCGTTCCTCGAAATGCTCGACGTGGTCAATGAAGAATTGATCGCCAAGGGGACCGACCCGATCCATTTCGATCACGACTGCCGCGAGGGAATCTGTGGCATGTGTTCGTTGGTGATTGACGGTATCCCGCACGGTCATCAGAAACAGACCACCGTCTGCCAGTTGCACATGCGCTATTTCAAAGACGGGGACCATATCTATGTCGAGCCGTGGCGCGCCAAGGCATTCCCGATTGTTAAAGACCTGGTAGTGGACCGCTCGGCGTTCGACCGGATCATGCAGGCAGGTGGATTCGTGTCGGTCAACGCCGGCGGCGCCCCGGACGGCAACGCCATCCCGATCCCCAAAGACGATGCCGAAAGCGCTATGGACGCGGCGGCCTGTATCGGCTGCGGCGCCTGCGTGGCGGCGTGCAAAAACGCCTCCGCCATGCTGTTCGTGGCGGCGAAGGTATCGCAGTTCGCTTATTTGCCGCAGGGACAAGTGGAACGGGAGCGACGGGTCCGCGCGATGGTGGCGCAGATGGATGCTGAGGGATTTGGCGGCTGCACCAATCAGTATGAGTGCGAGGCGGTTTGCCCGAAGGGGATAAGCGTTTCGATGATCGCCAAGATGAACCGCGAGTTCGGACACGCCTTGGCCAAGGGGGAAGCCAAGCGACGTGCCGGCGGCGCGGGGTGA
- a CDS encoding succinate dehydrogenase cytochrome b subunit — protein sequence MSTAVTSRARSLPGILITSSVGKKILMAVTGFVSFGYVVGHMAGNLQIFVGQDRLNAYAEALHSLGAMLWLIRLFLLACIVIHIWMGIQLKLENWSARPVGYRKRDTVQASLASRTMIWTGLLIGTFVVYHLLHFTVRTTDPRFADLVDSLGRYDVYSMVILGFRNLYISGFYIVAVGLLCYHLSHGIASMFQTIGWCNERVKTPLERISMAVSTLIFLGYISVPIAVLAGVVKLPGEV from the coding sequence ATGAGTACTGCGGTTACGAGCCGGGCGCGCTCACTTCCCGGCATTCTCATAACATCGTCGGTCGGCAAAAAAATCCTGATGGCGGTGACCGGATTTGTGTCGTTTGGGTACGTGGTGGGACACATGGCTGGGAACCTTCAGATTTTTGTCGGCCAGGACCGTCTGAACGCCTACGCCGAGGCGCTTCACTCGCTGGGCGCGATGCTTTGGCTGATACGGCTATTCTTGCTGGCCTGCATCGTGATCCACATTTGGATGGGGATCCAGCTCAAACTGGAGAACTGGTCGGCGCGACCGGTCGGCTATCGCAAACGGGACACCGTGCAGGCATCGTTGGCTTCGCGCACGATGATCTGGACCGGTTTGTTGATCGGGACATTTGTCGTCTATCACCTCCTGCATTTCACGGTCCGAACGACCGATCCGCGCTTCGCCGATCTGGTGGATTCGCTCGGGCGGTACGATGTTTATTCGATGGTGATATTGGGATTCAGGAATCTCTATATCTCCGGGTTCTACATTGTGGCGGTTGGACTCCTCTGCTATCACCTCAGCCACGGAATCGCCAGCATGTTCCAGACAATTGGCTGGTGCAATGAGCGGGTGAAAACGCCGCTGGAGCGGATTAGCATGGCGGTGTCGACTCTGATATTCCTGGGGTATATCTCGGTACCAATCGCCGTACTCGCCGGTGTGGTGAAACTTCCGGGGGAGGTGTGA